In bacterium, the sequence AACATCAACGAGTATTTCAAAAACTTTATGATTTATGTTGGGACCTCTAGATATAACTGGCCCTTTACCGATTTTTATATCCCCATTTTTTTCTTCCGTTCCGGGATAATCAGAAGCAAATGTAACATCTATTGCTATGCCGACATCCGGTGATACACGGAAAGCAGAAGTCGTTGCTCCTCTTAAACCAATCTCTTCCTGAACAGTTGCAACTCCAAAAACGCTTGATTTTATTTTCTTTTTTGAAAGATTTCTTAAAACCTCTGATACGATAAATGCTCCACCTTTATCGTCAAATCCTCTTGCGACAACTCTATCTTTATTCAACACTTCGAATTCCACCGCCGGAACCGCAGGGTCACCGATACTAACCAATTTTTCTGCTTCCGCTTTTGTTTTTACTCCTATATCTATAAATAAATCTCCGATATCGGCTATTTTCTTTCTTTGTTCTTCTTTTAATAAATGAATGGGTGGTCTTCCGATTACGCCAAGTATTTTACCTTTGCTTGTATTAATCCATACTCTTTCACCAGGTAACAAATGAAGGTCAAATCCACCTATTAAAGAGAAATATATGAATCCATCTTTGTTTATATATTTTACCATATATCCGATTTCATCCATATGCCCGGCAAGCATTATTCTTGGTTTTCCAGTCTTATTTAATACTCCCATCGCATTTCCGTGAACATCCGTAAATACTTCATCCGTAAATTTTTTAGTTCTGTCTTTCCATATTTTCCGAGCTTCCCCTTCAAAACCTGAAGGGCTGACCGAATTTATAAAACTCCTTAAAAAATCTAAACTCTCTTTTTCCATTTTTCCCCCTTTAAATTATTTAAGTCTATTTTTTACACAAATAATCTTACTGTCAACTAATTTATAAAAAAATTGTATTATATTTCATCTTCTTCTACTGCTCCTACTACTGAATCAACTTTCAATGTAATTATTTTCCCTACTCCTTTTTTCTCAAAGTCCAATCCAACTGCTCTTAAAATTCCCGTTATTTCTTTTGCAACATCAGGAATATCCGTTAATGCATAAATCGTTTTTGAACCCGGTTTATCTTTTGCTCCCATTTTAAACATTGCAAATATTGGAACTTCCTGAGCAAGAACATCCTTCATCTGCTTTATGTCCCCTACAAAAGCAGACTCAACTCCGACTTCTACAAGACACGAAAGCAAATCGTCAAGCCACTGTTCTTTGTGTAAAATTATAATCAATAACCACATCTCTATTTGTTGTTATAAACTACTTTTCCCCCTTGAGTCTGCACTTCCAGACTTTCCGGTAATATGTTATCAAATTCTTTTATCACATCCATAATCTTTTCCGGGCTGCTTGCTTTTATTAATGCCTGCCGAATAGTATTTGATTTTAACAACCTTGATATTTTCGCTACAGCTTGTAAATATGTTTTACCGATATCTTCCGGTGCCGCAATCATAAAAATTATATGCACGGGATTGTTGTCCAACGAGTTGTAAGATATCCCTTCCGGAGATATCCCAATTGCAACTTTTAATACTTTCACACCAGTGGTTCTTGCATGAGGAATGGCTATACCATCGCCAATACCGGTTGTTTCTAATTGTTCCCGGGTTTCAATGGCTTTAATAAAATCTTCTGGATTCGTTAAAAAACCAGTTTTTACAAACGTATCCGTGAGTTCTTTTATTGCTTTAGATTTGTCTTTTTGTTGTAATTTACAATTTATGAATTCAATGCCCGTTAATTCCTGTAATAACATAACATCCTCCCCGTTTCTCTAATTAAAATTAAATAAAGAGGAACTTTTTATGTAGTAGACGCTATTTTCGTCGAGCAGAAGAAGATTGTGGAGCTTTTGCAACGTCCTGCTTTGGCGGAATTATTTTATTCTTTCGAGGAATTACAAGGACATAAGAATTTTTAGCTCCGGGTATTGCCCCACGAATAAAAAGTAAATTTTTAGGCTCATCAATTTTCACAAGTTTCAGATTGGCAGTAGTCTGATTCTCATTACCCATTCTTCCCGGTAATGGATGCCCTTTTACTGTCTCCCCCGGTTCTGCTGTTCCTACTGACCCAGGTCTACGATGAAACTTAGAACCATGACCATCAGGTCCACCCTTCCATCCATATCGTTTCATCCCACCCGCAAAACCTTTTCCGATTGAACAGCCTTCAACGTTCACCCTTTGAGTGCCCGAAAAAACCGTTACGCCAAGCTGACTACCTATTACCCAATCTTCAGGTGCATTCCTAACTTCATAAAGAACTTGCGTCGGTTTAATATTAAGAGCTTTAAACTCTCCTGCATAAGGTTTATTAGGATGTTTCTTTTCTCCATACCCTAATACACACGCATTATAGCCTTCTTTCTGAGCTGTCTTGCGATAAATCACCGTATTGGGCTTCATTTCAACAACGCTTACGGGAACAACAGTACCATCTTCTTCAAAAATTTGAGTCATTCCGACTTTCTTTCCCATTATTCTGACCATATTGTCGTTTAATATCTTATACTTACTATTTTGTCAACAAGAATTTCAACTATTATTAAATATCCTTGAATAAAGTTCTATTATTGTCATAATTTGTATAAGGGGATGCTACAAAATATATCAAAGATCTATATAGAATAGATTCGATTTTTCAATACCTTATTTATGTTATGCATCCAGAGGAAACATCTTTTTCATACTATCAGCAAGTCTTTCTTTCCTTGCAATATCCTCTTCTGATGGGACTTGTTTAACCACTTCATGAGTCTTTGGATCCTTAATCTTATAAACCGGAATTTCTCTCCCATTTGAATGGATTCCTGGAACTACCACATAAAAAGTAGGAGAAGTGTTTATTTCCATTTCTATCCCCTCCAAGTTATAAACTCTTTTGACCTAAATTCTACCCTGACAGAACTACTTCTCTTCATTATTTAATTATTCCTGCTTTATATATATAATAAACTAAAAAATTATCTACATATCTATAATTCCAAATATTATAACACTTTATTATATATATTAAGCATCCACGGGAAACATCTTTGTCATGCTATTCGCAAGTCTTTCTTTCCTTGCAATATCCTCTTCCGATGGAATTTGTTTAACTATTTCACCGGTTTTAGAGTCTTGAATCCTATAAACTGGAATTTCTCTCCCATTTGAATGCATACCCGGAGACACTATATAAAAAGTGGGGGACGTATTTATTTCCATTTTCTCTCCTCCTTCATTACAAGAAGTTCCTTGGGCTTTAGCCCTTAGATTAAACTGTTGCAGCGCTTAAAAACGACTGCATAGATAAATATTGGCTCTGGTATTGAGTCATCATAACTTGCATTTGTGCAAGTTGTTTTGTATATGCCTCTACTCTCTTATCTATTCTTGATTGCATTGACGTAATTCTAATATCAAGGTAGTTACTTTTACTATCCTGACCACTTATACTTTTTCCTACATAACCACCACTCTTAACATAATTATCAACATAATCATACAATTTTGATGCTTTTCCATATCCGGTATCCCCGGTAATTAATTGAAATAATTCTGATACATTGGAAGCTTTATTTGCAAGAGCATTTTCAAATTTATTAGTATCCGAAATCGAGTAATTCCCATTTGAATCGGCGGTTATACCTATTTGAGGAAGTTGTTCATAACCGGTATTAGCCACGCCGACAACTTTTTCTGACATATATCTCCTCAAATTTGAATACAACATTCTATAAATAGAGTTGTCGGAAAGCGGACCTTTGTCATATTCTCCTTCAGTTAATTTACGAGTCTTTGTTACTTCATCCAGATAATTAACCACATTATTATATGCACTTAGAAATGCTTGAACTTCTGCTTTTACTGATTCGGTATCGGAACCAACCGTAATAGTTACCGTTGGTGAAGTCTGAACCTTTATTAAATTCAATGTTAGTCCCGTAACTGCATCCGTAACCGTATTTGATTGCCGTTCCATAGATTCCGTATTAATAATAAATTTAGAATTAAGTTCATCTTCTGCGTACACATAACCGCCTTCTCCATCTATCGCATCTTTTTTGGTTATCCTATTAAGTCCGGTAGTATTCGGGGAACCATCCCCAACAAGATTTCCTGTCACATCCTGGAGAGTAACGGTATAATTATTACCTGTTTCTTTACTCATAATTGTAAGTCTTGCTGTATCAGAGGTCGGATGAACGACAGTCGCAGTAACTCCTGAATCTGCATATCCGGCGCCACCTGCTGTATCTGTCTTTTGTGTTGT encodes:
- a CDS encoding PTS sugar transporter subunit IIA, producing MLLQELTGIEFINCKLQQKDKSKAIKELTDTFVKTGFLTNPEDFIKAIETREQLETTGIGDGIAIPHARTTGVKVLKVAIGISPEGISYNSLDNNPVHIIFMIAAPEDIGKTYLQAVAKISRLLKSNTIRQALIKASSPEKIMDVIKEFDNILPESLEVQTQGGKVVYNNK
- the rplC gene encoding 50S ribosomal protein L3 yields the protein MVRIMGKKVGMTQIFEEDGTVVPVSVVEMKPNTVIYRKTAQKEGYNACVLGYGEKKHPNKPYAGEFKALNIKPTQVLYEVRNAPEDWVIGSQLGVTVFSGTQRVNVEGCSIGKGFAGGMKRYGWKGGPDGHGSKFHRRPGSVGTAEPGETVKGHPLPGRMGNENQTTANLKLVKIDEPKNLLFIRGAIPGAKNSYVLVIPRKNKIIPPKQDVAKAPQSSSARRK
- the fliD gene encoding flagellar filament capping protein FliD yields the protein MASTSSTGSVSSALDSMIQTYRTQLEQPLTLLKAQKSVIQSTNSVLSSLLSKLNVLKSQAYAIKNTTEGANSFNSKSANSSDTDVVTASAGSTAVAGNYNTSISQLAKNSIQVSDKFTNTATDIWGNLSLGAGTYKFNVLKEGVASGNIAVTVAASDTNETILTNMATAINAAQNSIQASDRFTSTETDIWEALDLDANETYGENPGDVGEYKFKVLVEGVASSDIAVNVSASDTNDTIMDNMAAAINAADTRVTATVTHPTSGTSRITVMSKETGNDYTVTLEDVTGNLVGSSSHNTTGLGRTTQKTDTAGGAGYADSGVTATVVHPTSDTARLTIMSKETGNNYTVTLQDVTGNLVGDGSPNTTGLNRITKKDAIDGEGGYVYAEDELNSKFIINTESMERQSNTVTDAVTGLTLNLIKVQTSPTVTITVGSDTESVKAEVQAFLSAYNNVVNYLDEVTKTRKLTEGEYDKGPLSDNSIYRMLYSNLRRYMSEKVVGVANTGYEQLPQIGITADSNGNYSISDTNKFENALANKASNVSELFQLITGDTGYGKASKLYDYVDNYVKSGGYVGKSISGQDSKSNYLDIRITSMQSRIDKRVEAYTKQLAQMQVMMTQYQSQYLSMQSFLSAATV
- a CDS encoding M42 family metallopeptidase, producing the protein MEKESLDFLRSFINSVSPSGFEGEARKIWKDRTKKFTDEVFTDVHGNAMGVLNKTGKPRIMLAGHMDEIGYMVKYINKDGFIYFSLIGGFDLHLLPGERVWINTSKGKILGVIGRPPIHLLKEEQRKKIADIGDLFIDIGVKTKAEAEKLVSIGDPAVPAVEFEVLNKDRVVARGFDDKGGAFIVSEVLRNLSKKKIKSSVFGVATVQEEIGLRGATTSAFRVSPDVGIAIDVTFASDYPGTEEKNGDIKIGKGPVISRGPNINHKVFEILVDVAKKEKIPYQIDAAPRGTGTDANAIQLTKEGVAAGLVSIPNRYMHSPVELVSLNDIENIVKLLTGFIMRIDEKTNFIP